The segment CGTCCGTTCAGGTCGTTATGCTTTCAATCGTAATGCCGTTTATCAGGCATATTATGGGACAAAAAGACGCGTTTGCATGTCTTGACCGCCCCATTCGTTTGGCAGAACTCGGCCGCAACACCCCTTCCAAACAAGGGCGTGAGGATTATGTCAGAGTCAGCCTGAAACACAGAGAAGGAAAGCTTCCTATTGCCCATCCTGTTTATGGTAAATCAGGACTTCTTAAAACTCTGATTAAGGCTGACGGGCTTATGATCATTCCTGCTGATACGGAAGGCTTATATGCCGGAGATCAGATTCAGGTCTGGTTGATTTAGTTTACTTCATTTACGGAGAATCATTATGTCTAAACGCAATATATATCTGAAAACAATTCCTGTTCATGAAGCCGTAGCTACCGCCATTGCTGCACTTGACCGCGAAACTCTCGTTAAACCGGAAAGTATTGCTGTTCACGAAGCGTTGAACAGAGTTACCTCCGAGGCAGTACATGCCCGTTGTTCTTCCCCCACATATCACTCCGCCGCTATGGACGGATATGCTGTAAAAAGTGACACAACTTTTCCCGCACGAGAAGGACAACCTCTTGATCTGATCAAAAACAAGACATGTATCCCGGTCAATACGGGTAATGCCCTTCCAGACGGCATGGATGCTGTTATAATGATAGAAAATATCGTCGATAACGGTGATTCTGTCAGCATAGAGGCTCCGGCATTTCCATGGCAGCATGTGCGCAGAATCGGTGAAGATATTGTCGCAACAGAAATGCTTCTGCCCCGCAATCATACTATTTCCGCATTTGATCTCGGAGCGCTGCTTTCCGCCGGTATCTACGAGATAAAAGTTCATGAAAAAATACGCATGACCTTTATTCCCACAGGGGACGAAATTCTTCCTTTCGCAGACCGCCCCACACCGAAACCGGGTGAAGTGATTGAATCAAACTCACAGGTGTTTCGTTCTCTGGCTCTGGGGCTGGACGTAGAATTTAAAGCAACATTACCGGTTCGTGACCGTGAAGATCTGCTGGCTAAAGCCGTTGAAACTGCTCTGCAAAATTCTCACATTGTAGTAATAGGTGCAGGCTCTTCAGCCGGAAGCAAAGATTTTACGAGCAAAACTATCGCTCAACTCGGCACCCTGCTCGTTCATGGTATCGCAGTAATGCCGGGCAAACCGACAGTGCTCGGAACTGCTCAAAACAAACTGCTCGTCGGCGCTCCCGGATATCCTGTAAGCGCAGTTGTCTGTTTTGAAGATGTTCTGACTCCTATAATTTCATGGCTTTCAGGCAAACCGACACCGGAAAGAGAAAAAGTTCAAGTCAGACTTGCCAGACGTACCCCCTCCAAACCGGGTATGGAAGAAATTGTCAGACTTGCGGTTGGAAAAGTCGGCGAAGGTTACGCAGGAGTTCCCCTTGCTCGCGGAGCAGGAATGATAACCACGCTTACCAAAGCGCAAGGATTCACCCGTGTTCCAGCTGAAAGCGAAGGTATTGAACTGAATGAGTCCGTTGAAGTTGAACTATTCTCAGGCAAGCAGACCTTAGAAGCCATACTCATGCACGTCGGAAGCCACGACAACACTCTTGACCTGCTGGGTGACATCCTCATGGGCGGCGACACTCCCATACGACTGGTATCTACTCATGCGGGGTCAATGGGCGGACTGGCGGCTCTCAAAACAGATGTAGCTCTGTTCGCCGGAGTGCATCTTTTCGATCCTGAAAGCGGTGATTTCAATTTTCCGTTCCTTGAAAAATACCTGCCCGATGTAGATGTAACTGTCATCAATCTGGCTATCCGTCATCAAGGGTTTATTGTTCCCAAAGGAAATCCTCTGAATATCACAGGAATTGAAAGTCTCCGCGATGGTAAAGTGAGCTTCATCAACAGACAGAGAGGAGCAGGAACAAGAATCCTGTTTGATTACCACCTTGATAATGCCGAAATTTTACCGACATTCGTCAAGGGATATGATAGAGAAGAATATACCCACATGGCCGTTGCGGCCAACGTGCTGACAGGTTCCGCCGATTGCGGACTTGGAATATACGCTGCTGCCAAAGCTCTAGATCTGGGCTTTGTCCCTCTGGCTCATGAAAGATATGACCTCATAATACCTGATAAATATATGCAGGATAAAAGAATCATATCACTGATTAACCTTCTTAAATCAGATGAAATTAAAAAAGCTGTAAGTGAACTCGGTGGTTACGACACTCCTCTGACAGGAAAAATAATGAAACCGGGTATGGGCCTCGGCTAGAGAATCAAGCGAAGGGGATTTATGAACAGAGACAAAGAACATCTTATAAAGCAGAAGTGCCGTGAAAACGTCATCGGCTTTGCTCCGTTCAGATACAAATTCAGTAAAGGCAGCGCCGTAAGAGAAGGGTTGCTGAACATCGGCAAGTTCAAAGAAGACAACGGGGAAAATCTTGTCCTGACCTTCATATTCGATTCCGACAATTTAAAGACTGACAGCGATATTCATAATCGTTTGTCACACCTTAAATTCGACCCGATTATGAAAAAAGGGCTACTTACCGCTCTGCGCAATTCTGCTGAGTTTGAAGAAAATGAAAACTTCGCGATGCATGAATTCAACTTCTACTTTGACAAAATGCCGGCCAATCTTGAAAAATTAATGAATGCAACCATGACCCCGTTTTTTATGGAACATCTACCAATAAA is part of the Maridesulfovibrio ferrireducens genome and harbors:
- a CDS encoding molybdopterin biosynthesis protein, producing the protein MSKRNIYLKTIPVHEAVATAIAALDRETLVKPESIAVHEALNRVTSEAVHARCSSPTYHSAAMDGYAVKSDTTFPAREGQPLDLIKNKTCIPVNTGNALPDGMDAVIMIENIVDNGDSVSIEAPAFPWQHVRRIGEDIVATEMLLPRNHTISAFDLGALLSAGIYEIKVHEKIRMTFIPTGDEILPFADRPTPKPGEVIESNSQVFRSLALGLDVEFKATLPVRDREDLLAKAVETALQNSHIVVIGAGSSAGSKDFTSKTIAQLGTLLVHGIAVMPGKPTVLGTAQNKLLVGAPGYPVSAVVCFEDVLTPIISWLSGKPTPEREKVQVRLARRTPSKPGMEEIVRLAVGKVGEGYAGVPLARGAGMITTLTKAQGFTRVPAESEGIELNESVEVELFSGKQTLEAILMHVGSHDNTLDLLGDILMGGDTPIRLVSTHAGSMGGLAALKTDVALFAGVHLFDPESGDFNFPFLEKYLPDVDVTVINLAIRHQGFIVPKGNPLNITGIESLRDGKVSFINRQRGAGTRILFDYHLDNAEILPTFVKGYDREEYTHMAVAANVLTGSADCGLGIYAAAKALDLGFVPLAHERYDLIIPDKYMQDKRIISLINLLKSDEIKKAVSELGGYDTPLTGKIMKPGMGLG